One segment of bacterium DNA contains the following:
- a CDS encoding mercuric reductase, translated as MAGEERYDAIVIGSGQGGNPLAKALAAAGRKTAMIEREHVGGTCINEGCTPTKTMVASARVAYLARRAAGYGVRTGRVTVEMGRVRQRKRRIVDAWRSGGARALRRTPGLDLIMGDASFTGSGTITVAQRRGRPRVLTADQIFINTGARPGRPPIPGLDGVPVLDSTSIMELGAVPRHLLVVGGGYIGLEFGQMFRRFGSDVTIVHRNERLLDREDPDVAGEVEKILRQDGIKVLLRAETLRVASGPGGGVRLSVRVAGGRASRALSGSHLLVATGRVPNTDRLNLGAAGIETDARGFVRVNERLETSAPGVYALGDVKGGPAFTHISYDDFRILQTNTLHDGSATTRDRVVPYTVFTDPELGRVGLSETEARARGGPIRVFTMPMSSVARALEMDEPRGLMKVVVDERSAQILGCAILGVAGGELMSMVELAMMGRLAYTALRDATFAHPTLAESLNNLFDQ; from the coding sequence GTGGCGGGCGAGGAGCGGTACGACGCGATCGTGATCGGGTCCGGACAGGGCGGCAATCCGCTCGCGAAGGCGCTGGCTGCGGCCGGGCGGAAGACGGCGATGATCGAGCGGGAACACGTCGGCGGCACCTGCATCAACGAGGGATGTACACCTACCAAGACGATGGTGGCGAGCGCCAGGGTCGCGTACCTCGCGCGGCGCGCGGCCGGCTACGGGGTGCGCACCGGACGCGTCACGGTCGAGATGGGGCGCGTGCGGCAGCGCAAACGGCGCATCGTAGACGCGTGGCGCAGCGGCGGCGCGCGCGCGCTACGGCGCACGCCGGGGCTCGATCTGATCATGGGCGACGCGAGCTTCACCGGATCGGGCACGATCACGGTCGCGCAGCGCCGCGGCCGCCCTCGGGTCCTCACCGCCGACCAGATCTTCATCAACACGGGCGCGCGCCCCGGACGCCCGCCCATCCCGGGGCTGGACGGAGTACCCGTGCTGGATTCCACGTCGATCATGGAGTTGGGGGCCGTGCCCCGGCACCTCCTCGTCGTCGGGGGCGGATACATCGGCCTCGAGTTCGGACAGATGTTCCGGCGGTTCGGGAGCGACGTGACCATCGTGCACCGCAACGAGCGCCTGCTGGACCGCGAGGATCCCGACGTCGCCGGGGAGGTGGAGAAGATCCTTCGCCAGGACGGGATCAAGGTGCTACTCCGGGCCGAGACCCTGCGCGTCGCCTCGGGGCCGGGTGGGGGTGTGCGCCTGAGCGTGCGGGTCGCCGGCGGGCGCGCGTCCCGCGCGCTCAGCGGTTCCCACCTGCTCGTCGCGACGGGGCGGGTCCCCAACACCGATCGTCTCAACCTGGGCGCCGCCGGGATCGAGACGGACGCCCGCGGGTTCGTGCGGGTGAACGAGCGCCTCGAGACGTCCGCCCCGGGCGTCTACGCGCTCGGAGACGTCAAAGGCGGTCCGGCGTTCACCCACATCTCGTACGACGACTTCCGGATTCTCCAGACCAACACCCTGCACGATGGCAGCGCCACGACCCGGGATCGCGTCGTCCCGTACACCGTGTTCACCGACCCCGAGTTGGGCCGGGTCGGCCTGAGCGAGACCGAGGCGCGGGCGCGCGGCGGTCCCATCCGCGTGTTTACGATGCCGATGAGCTCCGTCGCGCGGGCGCTGGAGATGGACGAGCCGCGCGGCCTGATGAAGGTCGTGGTGGACGAACGTTCCGCCCAGATCCTCGGATGTGCGATCCTGGGCGTGGCCGGCGGCGAGCTGATGTCCATGGTCGAGCTGGCGATGATGGGGCGGCTGGCGTACACGGCGCTGCGGGACGCCACGTTCGCGCATCCGACGCTCGCGGAGTCGCTCAACAATCTGTTCGATCAGTGA
- a CDS encoding ATP-binding protein, with the protein MERKSNQVTTTQAVPGTVLGQGGDAPAVEWLDLALPAQPSSLRLVRQAVRQLAGRFKLDEDLVFALNVAVGEAVTNVIEHAYVGAAGTVYVRARRDGMTLRVEVEDRGKWRPDRPSRPGGRGLSVIRGLVHGLEVRTGADGTTVRFRFPLQERQGALAEAPPHVAGTERVQHRAVRARRGRRP; encoded by the coding sequence TTGGAGCGCAAGTCTAATCAGGTCACGACCACGCAGGCGGTTCCGGGAACTGTCCTGGGCCAAGGGGGGGACGCTCCGGCGGTGGAGTGGCTCGATCTGGCATTGCCCGCTCAGCCATCGAGTCTGCGGCTCGTGCGACAGGCCGTCCGGCAACTCGCCGGCCGCTTCAAGTTGGACGAGGACCTCGTGTTCGCGCTCAACGTCGCCGTGGGGGAGGCGGTCACCAACGTGATCGAGCACGCGTACGTTGGCGCGGCCGGCACCGTCTACGTCCGCGCCCGTCGCGACGGCATGACGCTGCGCGTGGAAGTCGAGGATCGGGGGAAGTGGCGGCCGGACCGGCCGAGCAGACCGGGCGGACGCGGGCTCTCGGTGATACGCGGGCTCGTGCACGGCTTGGAGGTACGCACCGGGGCGGACGGCACGACCGTCCGGTTCCGGTTTCCGCTCCAGGAGCGACAAGGCGCGCTCGCCGAGGCGCCGCCCCACGTCGCCGGCACCGAGCGTGTGCAACACCGGGCGGTGCGCGCCCGACGAGGGCGCCGCCCGTGA